The proteins below come from a single Acidobacteriota bacterium genomic window:
- a CDS encoding SgcJ/EcaC family oxidoreductase — protein sequence MRKPLGLFSALVLTVSLFAVFTLAKANDVKQVREAVTGFSKAWNHHDMEKFGKLFAMDADFVNVAGVWMKGRQEIQAHHAYSHGTIPVDTPVVGTSRVHYGIFRTSTMRFKEIHVRFLRKDVAVAHVNWELLGDTRTPKARHGVFTFVLTQQEGRWLIAAAQNTEIARSVK from the coding sequence ATGCGTAAACCTTTGGGTTTATTCTCAGCACTGGTCTTGACGGTTTCTCTTTTCGCCGTCTTTACTCTCGCCAAAGCAAATGATGTAAAGCAAGTCCGGGAAGCCGTTACGGGGTTTTCGAAAGCCTGGAACCATCATGATATGGAAAAGTTCGGAAAGCTCTTTGCGATGGACGCCGACTTCGTCAACGTCGCAGGGGTCTGGATGAAAGGCCGTCAGGAGATCCAGGCGCATCACGCGTATTCGCACGGCACAATCCCTGTGGACACTCCCGTTGTCGGGACGTCTCGTGTGCACTACGGAATATTCAGGACCAGCACCATGCGGTTCAAGGAAATCCACGTACGCTTCTTGCGGAAAGACGTGGCCGTGGCCCATGTAAACTGGGAGTTGCTTGGGGACACCCGAACGCCGAAGGCACGCCATGGCGTGTTTACATTTGTGCTCACCCAGCAAGAAGGCAGGTGGCTGATTGCCGCCGCTCAGAACACCGAAATCGCGCGCTCGGTGAAATGA
- a CDS encoding TlpA family protein disulfide reductase — protein MSAINSGKVVLVNFWATWCPPCRKGIPDLKALYQRFKAEGLVVLGFFDETTTTVLHFVRQEKTSYPVLIGP, from the coding sequence ATCAGCGCGATCAACAGCGGAAAGGTGGTCCTGGTGAACTTCTGGGCCACCTGGTGCCCGCCCTGCCGGAAGGGAATTCCCGACCTCAAGGCGCTTTACCAGCGGTTCAAAGCGGAAGGCCTGGTGGTCTTGGGATTCTTCGATGAGACCACGACGACGGTGCTGCATTTTGTCCGCCAAGAAAAGACCTCCTACCCCGTGTTGATTGGTCCGTGA
- a CDS encoding twin-arginine translocation signal domain-containing protein, giving the protein MEQGKATGAVSRRDFLKETALVTTGVAVLGGLAPASALGANDRIRVAVLGCGERARYLASIFVKQPSVEIVEVCDVYGPHRRAGIKVAGAKATGSEDYRAVLDRKDIDVVVIGAPDHWHKQMLVDAVRAGKDAYCEKPLIHSIQEGAEILRAVHESKRIVQVGMQQRSWPHYVLGKQLVESGKLGKLTFVHTYWYQNYYSAEGWNALPKIDQAQLNWKQWLGEAPIQPFDKEKFAWWRFYWDFGGGILTDLLTHWIDVIQWYTNQPAPKTATTTGDLYLMNWQCPDTITAAYEFPQNFMVTFTGALCDGIDDGGITFRGTNGALKVDRSRLAFYPQGSKWEPGTMEPKPEILAESLHDGTIEHIQNFLDCVRTRKTPNAPVEAGFEAARTSWIGNLALKAGKKLDWDPAWGEV; this is encoded by the coding sequence ATGGAACAGGGCAAAGCAACGGGAGCGGTATCCAGGCGGGATTTTCTGAAGGAGACGGCCCTTGTCACCACCGGTGTGGCTGTGCTTGGTGGGCTTGCGCCAGCGAGCGCGCTGGGCGCGAACGATCGCATCCGGGTGGCTGTTCTGGGGTGCGGGGAGCGGGCGCGCTATCTGGCGTCGATCTTTGTTAAGCAACCGTCGGTGGAAATTGTGGAGGTTTGCGATGTTTACGGGCCACATCGTCGCGCCGGGATCAAAGTTGCCGGAGCAAAAGCCACCGGCTCAGAGGACTACCGCGCGGTGCTTGACCGCAAGGACATTGACGTGGTGGTGATCGGCGCTCCCGATCACTGGCACAAACAGATGCTGGTGGACGCCGTCCGGGCCGGCAAAGACGCTTATTGCGAGAAGCCCCTGATCCATTCCATCCAGGAGGGGGCGGAAATCCTGCGCGCCGTGCATGAGTCGAAACGCATCGTGCAAGTGGGCATGCAACAGCGGAGCTGGCCGCATTACGTGCTGGGCAAACAACTGGTGGAATCCGGCAAGCTGGGCAAGCTGACCTTTGTGCATACGTACTGGTATCAAAACTATTACTCCGCCGAAGGATGGAACGCCCTGCCCAAAATTGACCAGGCACAGTTGAACTGGAAACAGTGGCTCGGCGAAGCGCCCATACAACCGTTTGACAAAGAGAAGTTCGCGTGGTGGCGCTTCTACTGGGATTTCGGCGGCGGCATCCTCACCGACCTGCTGACACACTGGATTGACGTAATCCAGTGGTATACCAACCAGCCCGCTCCCAAAACCGCTACCACCACGGGCGATCTCTACCTGATGAACTGGCAGTGCCCGGACACCATTACGGCAGCTTACGAATTTCCGCAGAATTTTATGGTGACTTTTACCGGTGCGCTCTGCGATGGCATTGACGACGGTGGCATCACATTTCGTGGCACCAACGGGGCGCTCAAAGTAGACCGCTCGCGCCTGGCTTTTTATCCCCAGGGTAGCAAATGGGAGCCGGGCACCATGGAGCCCAAACCGGAGATTCTGGCGGAATCCCTGCACGACGGGACTATTGAACATATCCAAAACTTTCTTGATTGTGTCCGCACACGCAAAACCCCGAACGCTCCGGTGGAGGCCGGCTTTGAGGCAGCGCGGACTTCCTGGATTGGTAATCTGGCGCTCAAGGCTGGCAAGAAATTGGACTGGGACCCGGCGTGGGGCGAGGTGTGA
- a CDS encoding OsmC family peroxiredoxin, whose translation MDANEIKALQAPLKQKYRDDPQLAVVTLRAQARLGEGITCKVETGKALLEAGLHPATGGDGLSACSGDMLLEALAACAGVTLRAVATATSIPLRDATITAEGDIDFRGTLAVAKDAPVGLQRIRLRFDLDSDATSEQLETLIRLTERYCVVYQMLSKPSEIVVTLGST comes from the coding sequence ATGGATGCGAACGAGATCAAGGCCCTGCAGGCGCCTTTAAAACAGAAGTATCGCGACGACCCTCAGTTGGCGGTCGTGACGCTACGGGCGCAAGCGCGGCTGGGCGAAGGGATCACCTGCAAGGTGGAAACCGGAAAGGCGCTGCTTGAGGCCGGGCTGCATCCGGCTACGGGGGGCGACGGCCTGTCCGCCTGCTCTGGAGACATGCTGCTGGAAGCTCTCGCAGCGTGCGCGGGTGTAACGCTGCGGGCCGTAGCAACTGCAACCAGCATCCCGCTGCGTGATGCAACCATCACGGCTGAGGGCGACATCGACTTCAGAGGGACACTGGCCGTTGCTAAAGATGCTCCGGTGGGCCTTCAGCGCATCCGCCTGAGGTTCGATCTGGATAGCGATGCAACCAGTGAGCAACTTGAGACTTTAATTCGCCTGACCGAACGCTACTGTGTTGTCTATCAGATGCTCTCGAAGCCCTCGGAAATCGTTGTAACGTTGGGATCGACATAG
- a CDS encoding NmrA/HSCARG family protein, with amino-acid sequence MADKKVIAVLGATGAQGGGLARAILADPNGGFAVRALTRDANSEKAKALARQGAEVVAADVDNLESLKNAFADAYGAFCVTFYWSHFSPEKELAEAALMAQAAKETGVKHVIWSTLEDTRRWVPLDDNRMPTLMGKYKVPHFDAKGEADGVFTSMGLPVTLLLTSFYWDNFIYFGAGPRKGPDGKLSITLPMDDKKLPGIAAEDIGKCAYGIFKRGEEFIGKKVGIAGEHLTGTQMAASMSRALGQEVRYNAVTPDQYRSFGFQGADDLGNMFQFKRDFNEYYCGARNPEFARSLNPELQNFDTWLAKNKHLIPIE; translated from the coding sequence ATGGCAGACAAAAAAGTCATCGCCGTTCTGGGGGCGACAGGCGCGCAGGGTGGTGGCCTGGCCCGCGCAATTCTGGCCGATCCAAATGGCGGCTTTGCAGTGCGCGCGCTGACGCGAGATGCTAATTCGGAAAAAGCCAAAGCGCTGGCCCGGCAGGGCGCGGAAGTTGTGGCCGCCGACGTGGACAACCTCGAAAGCCTCAAGAATGCCTTCGCTGATGCTTACGGAGCGTTTTGCGTCACGTTTTACTGGTCGCACTTCTCCCCGGAAAAGGAACTGGCCGAGGCCGCCCTCATGGCGCAGGCCGCGAAGGAGACTGGCGTGAAGCACGTCATCTGGTCCACGCTGGAAGACACGCGCAGGTGGGTACCGCTCGACGACAATCGCATGCCCACTCTGATGGGAAAGTACAAAGTACCTCACTTTGACGCCAAGGGCGAAGCCGATGGGGTGTTTACGAGCATGGGTTTGCCGGTCACATTGCTGCTTACTTCGTTTTACTGGGACAACTTTATTTACTTTGGTGCAGGTCCCAGGAAAGGCCCTGACGGCAAGCTCTCCATCACCCTTCCCATGGACGATAAGAAGCTCCCGGGCATCGCCGCTGAAGACATTGGCAAGTGCGCTTACGGCATCTTCAAGCGTGGGGAGGAGTTTATCGGCAAGAAGGTAGGTATCGCAGGCGAGCACCTTACCGGCACCCAGATGGCGGCATCCATGTCCAGGGCGCTGGGCCAGGAAGTTCGGTACAACGCCGTGACGCCGGACCAGTACCGCAGCTTTGGATTCCAGGGCGCCGACGACCTTGGCAACATGTTCCAGTTCAAACGCGACTTCAATGAGTATTATTGCGGTGCGCGCAACCCTGAGTTCGCCCGCAGCCTGAACCCTGAACTCCAGAACTTCGATACCTGGCTCGCCAAAAATAAGCACCTGATCCCGATCGAGTAA
- a CDS encoding TrpB-like pyridoxal phosphate-dependent enzyme has translation MTQYRYALSERDIPKAWYNVIPDLPASLPPPLHPGTGAPAGPRDLAPIFPMALIEQEVSAAPWIAIPEPVLDVLRLWRPTPLYRAHRLEQALGTPARIFYKYEGVSPAGSHKTNTSVAQAYYNKAAGIKRLSTETGAGQWGSALSYACNLFGIDCMVYMVKCSFYQKPHRRTIMQCWGANCIPSPSDKTAAGREILAADPECPGSLGIAISEAVEDAASRPDTNYSLGSVLNHVLLHQTVIGQEAIEQLKLAGAFPDIVIGCCGGGSNFGGIAFPFVPMKAAGRNIRLVAVEPAACPTMTRGVYAYDFGDKSGMTPLLKMETLGHDFIPPGIHAGGLRYHGMSPLVSLLHREGVVEAVSYPQLQCFEAAVTFARAEGIVVAPETSHAVCSAIDEALRAKEEGKDKTILFNLSGHGYFDMAAYEKYFAGELTDYEYPEEKVHEALAHLPKVP, from the coding sequence ATGACTCAGTATCGTTACGCTTTGTCTGAACGTGACATTCCCAAGGCTTGGTACAACGTGATCCCGGACCTGCCTGCTTCTTTGCCGCCGCCACTGCACCCGGGTACAGGGGCCCCAGCAGGGCCGCGGGACCTGGCGCCCATCTTCCCCATGGCGCTGATTGAGCAGGAAGTGTCCGCCGCGCCCTGGATTGCCATTCCCGAGCCCGTTCTCGATGTGCTCCGCCTGTGGCGGCCCACGCCGCTTTACCGCGCGCATCGGCTGGAGCAGGCGCTCGGCACGCCGGCCAGGATTTTCTACAAGTATGAAGGCGTTTCACCCGCCGGCAGCCATAAGACCAACACCTCCGTCGCCCAGGCCTATTACAACAAGGCCGCGGGCATCAAGAGGCTCTCAACTGAAACCGGAGCCGGGCAGTGGGGTAGTGCGCTCTCTTACGCCTGCAACCTCTTCGGCATCGATTGTATGGTCTACATGGTGAAGTGCAGTTTCTATCAGAAGCCCCACCGCCGCACCATCATGCAGTGCTGGGGCGCCAACTGCATTCCTTCGCCCAGCGACAAGACGGCTGCCGGCCGCGAAATTCTGGCCGCCGACCCCGAATGTCCCGGCAGCCTTGGAATTGCCATCAGCGAGGCCGTGGAGGATGCCGCCAGCCGCCCTGACACCAACTACTCTCTCGGCAGTGTGCTCAACCACGTCCTGCTCCACCAGACGGTGATTGGCCAGGAGGCGATTGAACAGCTCAAGCTGGCCGGCGCTTTTCCAGATATCGTGATAGGTTGCTGCGGTGGCGGAAGCAATTTTGGAGGCATCGCTTTTCCTTTTGTGCCTATGAAGGCCGCGGGCAGGAACATCCGGCTTGTTGCGGTTGAGCCCGCGGCGTGTCCCACCATGACCAGGGGCGTCTATGCCTACGACTTCGGCGACAAGAGCGGCATGACTCCGTTGCTGAAGATGGAAACACTGGGGCACGACTTCATTCCGCCCGGTATCCACGCGGGCGGCCTGCGCTATCACGGCATGTCGCCGCTGGTAAGTTTGCTTCATCGGGAGGGTGTAGTCGAGGCGGTCAGCTATCCGCAATTGCAGTGCTTCGAGGCTGCCGTCACTTTCGCGCGCGCGGAAGGCATTGTGGTGGCGCCGGAAACCTCGCACGCCGTCTGCTCGGCCATCGATGAGGCCCTGAGAGCGAAGGAAGAAGGGAAGGATAAGACCATTCTCTTCAACCTCAGCGGTCACGGGTACTTTGACATGGCGGCGTATGAGAAATACTTCGCCGGCGAACTTACAGATTACGAGTACCCCGAAGAAAAAGTCCACGAGGCTTTGGCGCATCTGCCCAAGGTGCCTTAG
- a CDS encoding tetratricopeptide repeat protein codes for MWHGILLAGLLLFSQGSKVQSASDLDSAAIALMAKGRFTEAEAKFRKALEINPQDGDALNNLGVILRRKGQPGEAVDFLEQAADVRPNDPRIRSNLALALQQAGRLNEAVVELRHAATIAPRDASIHRNMGILLFRAGENHEAEEELRKSLEIDPNSAATHQELGRLFAVERRTDEAEKQYVAALKVAQTGSLHYELGELYRNNSLFDKAISEFQAAVRLEPNNAGYYQILGSTLLQAANLPAAETNLRQAIRLDPKSGKACRDLGAVLQRQGKLEEASIELRRATELLPEDNQSHFMLARVLQRLGEPDEASKEIRVAQELTQKEAGAPLEKAYNNEGTKLLQEGKTTEAEAKFRQALQLNPNDGYAHYNLGVALLLQNRFHDATQELRTYLQSVPDDPDTHYYLGLALLGEGQAREAVDNLEKTTAMSPNDAHAHNALGIALAKDNQFGHAITELEIARRLDSGNPKYGKNLACVQAGLQGCTLSL; via the coding sequence ATGTGGCACGGGATTTTATTGGCCGGTCTTCTCCTTTTCTCCCAGGGATCAAAGGTCCAATCGGCCTCTGATTTGGATTCCGCTGCAATTGCTCTGATGGCCAAAGGGCGGTTTACCGAAGCCGAGGCAAAATTTCGAAAAGCGCTTGAGATCAACCCGCAGGACGGCGACGCCTTGAACAATCTGGGCGTAATCCTCCGTCGTAAAGGTCAGCCTGGCGAGGCTGTCGATTTCCTCGAGCAGGCTGCGGACGTACGGCCAAACGACCCCCGCATTCGCAGCAACCTCGCGCTCGCCTTGCAGCAGGCGGGGCGGTTGAACGAGGCGGTTGTGGAGCTTCGCCACGCAGCCACAATTGCCCCAAGGGACGCAAGCATTCACAGAAATATGGGAATCCTTTTATTCCGCGCGGGTGAAAACCATGAGGCGGAAGAGGAACTACGTAAATCGCTGGAGATTGATCCAAACAGCGCTGCTACTCATCAGGAATTGGGGCGGTTGTTTGCCGTGGAACGCCGTACGGATGAAGCGGAAAAACAATACGTCGCCGCGCTAAAAGTGGCCCAGACGGGGTCGCTCCATTACGAACTGGGAGAGCTCTACAGGAATAACAGTCTGTTTGACAAAGCAATTTCTGAATTTCAAGCTGCGGTACGACTGGAGCCAAACAACGCCGGCTACTACCAGATTCTTGGATCCACTTTGCTTCAGGCAGCGAATCTTCCTGCCGCGGAAACTAATCTGCGGCAAGCCATCCGGCTGGACCCAAAATCAGGGAAAGCCTGCCGCGACCTTGGCGCAGTGTTGCAGAGACAGGGAAAGCTTGAGGAGGCGTCAATTGAATTGCGCCGGGCGACAGAATTGCTTCCGGAGGACAACCAGTCGCACTTCATGCTGGCTCGCGTTCTGCAGAGGCTGGGAGAGCCTGACGAGGCAAGTAAGGAAATTCGAGTGGCCCAAGAGCTGACCCAAAAAGAGGCAGGTGCGCCGCTGGAAAAAGCTTATAACAATGAAGGAACCAAGCTGTTGCAGGAGGGAAAAACAACGGAAGCCGAAGCAAAGTTTCGCCAGGCTTTGCAGCTGAACCCCAACGACGGATATGCGCATTACAACCTGGGCGTTGCGCTGCTCCTTCAAAACCGTTTTCACGATGCAACCCAGGAGCTGCGAACGTATCTACAATCGGTGCCGGACGATCCCGACACGCACTATTATCTTGGATTGGCGCTCCTTGGTGAAGGCCAGGCGAGGGAAGCTGTTGATAACCTGGAGAAGACTACCGCCATGTCGCCGAACGATGCGCATGCCCATAATGCTCTTGGCATCGCTCTTGCAAAAGACAACCAGTTTGGCCACGCCATTACCGAGCTTGAAATCGCCCGACGATTGGATTCAGGTAATCCCAAGTATGGAAAGAACCTGGCCTGTGTTCAAGCGGGTTTGCAAGGCTGTACTTTGTCACTTTAG
- a CDS encoding S58 family peptidase produces the protein MTRKVFIYLPLALVLIFVDSALPQLRPARARDLGIPFEGTPGHFNAITDVKGVTVGFTTLISGNGKLVVGRGPVRTGVTAILPRGMKAKDPVMSGFFSQNGNGEMTGIHWVKESGFLEGPIMITNTHSVGVVRDAVIAWQLKHGGTLYPWSLPVVAETWDGFLNDADGFHVKPADTWHALDTAESGPVAEGNVGGGTAMQCFGFKGGTGTSSRVLTADEGGYTVGVLVQCNTGSRKDLRIAGVPVGREVKLPGLQAEAKDPEQRDMGSIIIVIATDAPLIPTQMDRLARRATLALGRLGSYSGDGSGDLFVSFTTANSGAVIPAGGIAHVQMLPNGRINPLFLATVDATEEAIVNALVAAKTMTGVDGHTSLALPHDQVREILKKFYHREESTPKN, from the coding sequence ATGACGCGAAAGGTCTTCATATATCTTCCGTTGGCACTTGTTCTTATTTTCGTTGACTCTGCTTTGCCTCAACTGCGCCCCGCTCGGGCGCGCGATCTGGGTATTCCATTTGAAGGAACGCCGGGACACTTTAACGCCATCACCGATGTCAAGGGCGTCACCGTTGGCTTCACCACTCTGATCTCAGGCAACGGCAAGTTGGTAGTTGGGCGAGGGCCTGTGCGCACCGGGGTTACGGCGATCCTGCCGCGAGGCATGAAGGCCAAGGACCCGGTTATGTCCGGATTCTTCTCACAGAATGGCAATGGCGAAATGACCGGCATCCATTGGGTCAAGGAATCCGGGTTCCTGGAAGGCCCCATCATGATTACCAATACACACAGCGTCGGAGTTGTTCGTGACGCTGTGATCGCGTGGCAGTTGAAACACGGCGGGACGCTTTATCCGTGGTCGTTGCCGGTGGTGGCAGAAACGTGGGACGGCTTTCTGAACGACGCGGACGGTTTCCATGTGAAGCCTGCGGACACTTGGCATGCGCTGGACACAGCCGAATCAGGGCCCGTCGCTGAGGGAAACGTGGGCGGTGGAACGGCCATGCAGTGCTTCGGGTTCAAGGGTGGCACAGGAACTTCCTCGAGAGTGCTCACGGCGGATGAGGGCGGCTACACCGTTGGAGTGCTGGTGCAATGCAACACCGGCAGCAGGAAGGATTTGCGCATTGCCGGAGTTCCTGTTGGGCGCGAAGTCAAGCTGCCTGGTTTGCAGGCCGAAGCGAAGGACCCCGAGCAGCGCGACATGGGTTCCATCATTATTGTTATCGCCACTGACGCTCCCCTGATTCCAACCCAGATGGACCGCCTGGCCCGCCGCGCGACGCTGGCTCTTGGGAGATTGGGGAGCTATTCCGGGGATGGATCGGGAGATCTCTTTGTCTCGTTCACCACGGCAAATTCCGGGGCGGTGATACCTGCCGGAGGCATTGCGCACGTCCAGATGCTCCCGAACGGCCGGATAAATCCGCTCTTCCTGGCCACCGTCGACGCCACCGAAGAAGCTATTGTAAATGCTCTGGTCGCCGCAAAGACCATGACAGGTGTTGATGGCCACACGTCACTGGCGCTGCCTCATGATCAAGTACGCGAGATCCTAAAGAAGTTTTACCATCGAGAAGAAAGTACCCCCAAAAATTGA
- a CDS encoding aldo/keto reductase, translating into MKRRDFLKKGTAAAAGLAASQSLLQPLAAGERGATAGRTIPRRPLGKTGEHLSIIAMGGIVVMDVAQSFANNMVAEAVDRGVNYVDIAPSYGNAQERLGPALKPYRNRVFLACKELARDKAGAQKELDESLRQLQTDHVDLYQLHALAKVEEVHKALGPGGAVETFVEAKKAGKVRFLGFSAHSVEAALIAMDQFDFDTVLFPINFVMYSQANFGPQIVQRAREKEMGMMAIKAMAKTVWPASEKKKHPYDKCWYKPAALPQQAELALRWTLSQPVTAAIPPGDIDYFRLAMDVAERFTPVNDDETKTLMAQAKGVEPLFHLGSA; encoded by the coding sequence ATGAAACGACGAGATTTCCTGAAAAAAGGCACCGCTGCCGCTGCAGGCCTGGCAGCTTCTCAAAGCTTGTTGCAGCCGCTTGCGGCAGGTGAAAGGGGTGCGACTGCGGGGAGGACGATTCCCCGGCGCCCGCTGGGGAAAACCGGCGAGCATCTTTCCATCATCGCCATGGGTGGCATTGTGGTAATGGATGTTGCCCAGTCCTTCGCCAACAATATGGTTGCTGAAGCTGTCGACCGCGGTGTGAATTACGTTGACATCGCTCCCTCTTACGGCAACGCGCAAGAGCGCCTGGGACCCGCACTCAAGCCTTACCGTAACCGCGTTTTCCTGGCCTGCAAGGAGTTGGCGCGCGATAAAGCCGGTGCGCAGAAGGAACTGGACGAGTCACTACGGCAGCTTCAGACTGACCACGTCGATCTCTACCAGCTTCATGCTCTGGCTAAGGTGGAGGAGGTGCACAAGGCCCTCGGGCCGGGCGGCGCTGTCGAGACATTTGTGGAGGCCAAAAAGGCTGGCAAGGTGCGCTTCCTCGGCTTTTCCGCCCACTCGGTTGAAGCTGCGCTCATCGCCATGGACCAATTCGATTTTGATACCGTGCTCTTTCCCATCAATTTCGTCATGTACTCGCAGGCCAACTTCGGACCTCAGATTGTCCAGAGGGCCCGGGAAAAGGAGATGGGCATGATGGCCATCAAAGCCATGGCCAAAACGGTATGGCCGGCCTCCGAAAAGAAAAAGCATCCTTACGATAAGTGCTGGTACAAGCCGGCCGCGCTCCCGCAGCAGGCTGAACTGGCCCTGCGCTGGACGCTCTCGCAGCCTGTGACGGCCGCAATTCCTCCCGGGGATATCGATTACTTCCGTCTGGCCATGGACGTCGCCGAGCGCTTCACCCCGGTGAATGATGACGAAACGAAGACCCTGATGGCCCAGGCCAAAGGGGTGGAGCCGCTGTTCCACCTTGGTTCCGCGTAG